A stretch of DNA from Chloroflexota bacterium:
GGCCCTACCTTCCCGACCTGGGCATCGGGGAAGCCAAAACCGTGGAAATTCCAGAAGGCACCACAGCCGCCGAACTGGCCCAACGGCTGGGCATTCCTTTGGATGAGGTCAAAATCATCATGCGCAACGGCCTCCAGGTCGAGCCAGAAGAAAGGCTCGCCGATGGCGACCGGATAGCCTACATCCCTGCGGTGGGAGGCGGTTGAAATGCCAACCTTCGTGCATCCGCTGTGGGGATACGCCCTCGATTACCCCAACGGCTGGGTATGGGAAGAACAGGGCGAAGTGACCGCCTTCGGGCCTCACAAAGACAAACTGAACACGGAAAACCTGCAACAGGCCGGGCATTTTGCCATCCGCCCCGAGCTCAACCCCTACCTGCGTCCCATTGAACCCCTTTGGACGGAATACATCACCCGCGTCAGCATCATGAAAGGGGCCAAAAAAGTCGGGGCTTCGCCGCTGAAAGTGGGCAACCTGGAAGGCTATGAATCAGAACTGCTTATGCCCGCCAGGCAAAAGCGTCGCCTGTGGGTGGGGTTGCTGGCCGCGGGAGGCATCATCCTGCATCTGATGCTCACCCACCCCACAGACGAGAAAGCCATTTTCCAGGCACCGGCCTCTCGCATGGTGCAAAGCCTGCGCTTCGTGGCCCACACCGCCTCCATCGCCACTACCGCCGCGGGGCTTCCCTTGCCGCCGCAGTATCACCCCACCGCGGTGGAAAGCGTGCTGGCCGACACCACCGCCGACCAGGGTTGGGAAGCCTGGACAGGCGATGCCCCCCTGGCCGCCTTGCAAGCCTTTTACCTGCGCGAACTGCCCCACCACGGCTGGGAAATCACGGCCTACTACCCCTTCCCCAACCGCGAGCCGAACATCCGGTTCGCCAGTTTCCTCGCCCAGCGCGATGACGCCCAGGCCATCGTCGCGCTCATTCCTTACGGAAGCCGCCCCATTCGCGGCCATCTCGCCATCCGCCTCACCCCCGGAGCAAAAGAGTAAACCCATGAACGACCTCAACAACCTGGAAATCGGCAAGACCCCCATCGCCAAAATTCAAATCAACATTTACGGCAAGTTACGCAAACGCCTGCCCTTGACCCGTGAAGTCGGCACGCGCGGCGTCATTGAAATGGAAGTGCCGGTAGGGGAAACCCTGGAAAACGTTTTGCAGCGCATTGGGGTCAGCAAAGACGACCTCTACACCATCTTCCTCAACAACCAGTTGCTAACCACCAAAAACGCCATGGCCGAGCACCTGGGCTACCAGCAATATTGCGAAAACTGCCACAATTGGGAACTCTGCGTCACCATGAACGACGGCGATGTAGTTGCGCTGTTTGGCCTCGACATGGCCACCCTGGTGATTTGACCACCTGCCGCCAGCCAGGGGGAAGTTCATCGGCCGCGCCGCGTTCGCGTCACCGAGCCTTCACAAAGTCAAAGGGAGCGCATCAACGTCACGTTCCGAGAGCACGAAACCCCTCTCCCGCTGGGAGAGGGGCAACCCATGACGTCCCCACTTCCCCTGCGAGGCGGCTTGATGCTATAATTCCCCCAGCGCCATGAAAACCGCCCTCATTCCCGTCGACCCGCTGGACGACCTCGCCGCCCTGCAAGATAAAATTGCCTGGGCAAAAGCGCCGCGGGCGTTGCTGCTGTGGCCCCAACAGGGCTGCGCGGTACAACGCACCCTCGACTTCGTGCGGCTACGGCGAGCAGCCGACGCGTTGGGCACACAAATCGCCATCATCACGCGCGCACGCGGCCCGCGGCGGGAAGCCGAAGCAGCGGGCATTCCGGTCTTCCCCGACCGGAAGACGGCGCTGCGCAAAGCATGGCGCTGGCGGCGGGTGCGCCTGCCACGACGGCGGCGTCACACCGATTTGTATGCCCTGCAAGCATGGGCACACCGTCCCCCACCCTGGAGCCGCCTCACCCCCCTCCAGCGATGGGGCGCCTTCCTCACAGGCGTGGCAGCGGTGTTGCTGTTGGCCGCCTTCACACTGCCCGGGGCACGCCTGACCCTGACCCCCACCCGCACCACCCGCACCCTGACGCTCACCGCGGTGGTCAGCCCGGCTTACACCGCACCCGACGCCACCGACCATTTACCCGCCCATTGGGAAACGGTCACCGTCGGCAACCGCGCCGCGCAGGAAGTCAGCGGCATCAGCCGCCTGCCCCAAACGCCAGCAAGCGTCACCCTTACCTTCACCAACCTGACTTCCCACGCCGTCGAGGTGCCCAAAGGCACGCGCGTCCACAGCCACACCGGCCACGTGGTGTTTCTCACCACGGAGGGCGCCCACGTGCCTGCAGGCCCCGGCGCCACCGCCGAAGTAACAGCAACCTCCATCCCGCGCGGCCGCGCTGCCAACCGCCCGGCGCATGACCTCGGCTTTCTGGAAGGCCCTCTGGCCTTCGAGGTTGCTGTCGACAACCCCTTGCCCGCGGCCGGGGGGCGCGACATGAGCGTGCCCGCCCCCACCGCCGACGACTACCAACGCCTGGAAGCCACCCTGCGGGCGCATCTGGCAACCCAGGCGCTGGCTACCCTGGAACGCAAGTTCCCCAACGCGTGGATCGTGTTGCCCTCGTTACAAACCGCCGCCGACCTGGAGCGCACCTTCGACCCACCCCAGCCCGCGCCCGCCAACATGCTGCACCTCACCTTGCGGGTGCGCTTCCGGGTTCTGATCGTTGACCCCAACGACGCCCGCACCCTGGCACGCCGCGCCCTCACAGCCCAGGCCCCCTCTGGCATGAGGCTGGTGCCTTCCAGCATTCAGGTGGAAGCCGGGGAAATCACACCGCGGGGCAACGACCGCTATGCGTGGCGCTTGCGCGCGCAGGGCGCCTTCATCGCACCCCTGGACGAGGAAACCGCCCGCCGCGTGGCTCGCGGCCACACCCCCGAAATTGCCGCTCAGCGGCTTCAGCAAGCCCTGCCGCTGGCCGCCTCCCCCAAAGTCACCCCCTGGCCGCGCTGGTGGCCGTGGGTGAGCCTGCTTCCCCTCCGCATTCAGGTCGTCATTCCCAATACCTGAACCTCTCTCGAATTCCTATGCGCATCTTAGCCATTGACCCCGGCGAAAAATTCATCGGCCTGGCGATTTCCGACCCCACGGCCACCATCGCAGGCCCCCTCACCGTGCTGCGGCATCGCGCGCGCGAAGCCGATGCCGAGGCCATTGCCCGCATCGCAGCCGAGCATGGCGTCGGGCGCATTGTGGTCGGGCAGGCCACCGACGCCGCTGGCCGCCCCACCACGCTGCAAGCGCGCCGCGCGGCCAACCTCGCCGCGGCGCTGAAAGAGGCCAGCCGCCTGCCTGTCATTTTGTGGGACGAAACCGGCAGCACGCAAAAAGCCCTCGCAGCGTGGAAAATGATGGGCACCGCGCGCCGCCGGCAACGTCGCCCCGATGCTGTTGCCGCCACCGTGATTCTGCAAAGTTACCTCGACGCCGGCGCGCCGCTCAACACTGAGCCATGAAACGCTTCGGCTGTCTGCTCACGCTACTGGTCGTGGTCGGGCTGGGAGGGATGGGCTGGCGCGCGTCTGCCGATACCCGCCAGGCGCAAGCCCAGTTTGGCCCTCCGGCAGCAGACCTGGGCTTCCTGACAACCTGGCGGCTAAGCCACACTTTGCTCACCTCACAAAACGCACTCCTGACGCCGGTGCCTGCGACGGCTGGTGCAACGGTGGAAATTGCCCCCGGCGAAAACGCTGCTGCCATCGCCCGGCACCTGCACGACGCCGGTTTGATCCCCGATGCCACCGCGTTCCTCGCCTACGTGCGCTACAAAGGCTGGGATACCGACCTGCAAGCGGGCACCTTCCGGCTGGCCGAGCCGCTTGCGCCGGTGGCACTGGCCGCCCGGCTGCGGAAAACCCCGCCCCAGGATGCCGTGGTGGTGGTGCTGCCCGGCTGGCGGCGGGAAGAGATCGCAGCCGCGGTGCCTTCCAGCGGCCTGGCGTTTACCCCGGCACAATTCCTGGAAGCCACTGCCCAGGCAACCGATGCCAGCCTGCCGATTATCCCCCCGCCCCACGCCTCGCTGGAAGGCTTCCTGGCACCCGGTCGTTATACTTTCCCGCGCGACACCACCCCAGCCAATGCCGTCGCGGCCATGCTGCACCGCATGGCCCAATGGCTGACCCCCGCCTGGCAAGCAGCCGTGCGCGCCGAGGGGCTGACGCCCTACCAAGCGCTTACGCTGGCTTCCATCGTGCAGCGAGAAACCCACCATCCCGACGAAATGCCCCACATTGCCGCCGTATATCTCAACCGGCTGCACCGCGGCATGCCGCTGGAAGCCGACCCCACCGTGCAATATGCTTTAGGCCAACCCGGCGCGTGGTGGCCAGCCCCTCTCACCGCCGCCGATTTGAAAGTCAATTCCCCCTACAACACCTACCGCCATGCAGGGCTGCCCCCGGCCCCCATCGACAACCCTTCCCTGCAGGCATTGCAGGCCGTGGCTCACGCGCCTGCCACCGACGATCTTTTCTTCCGCGCAGCGTGCGACGGCTCAGGGCGACACGTCTTCAGCCGCACCTTTCAACAGCACCTGCAAAATGCGTGCCCTTAATTCTGGCTTCGAGGAGACCGCTGTGGAAAACAACCTGCCAACGCTGGACATTTTACCCGTCGAAAACATCTTTCCGCACGAATATTATGATGAGCAACGCGCCCGCCCCCTGATGGAAAAATTGCGCACCGCGGGCGTGCTGAAGAACCCGCCCATCGTGATGCCTTTTTGCGATGGCAGCCACCGCTACATGATTTTAGATGGCACCAACCGGGTCACCGCGGTGCGCCTGCTGGGCATCCCTCACATCATCGTGCAAGTGGTCGAGCCCAACGCGCCCGGGCTGGCCCTCCGCACCTGGAACCATGTGGTATGGGGCCTGACGCCGGAAAACCTGCTGCTCGGCCTGCAGGAAACCGTGCCGCGCTTGCGGCCTTCCGTCTCGCTGGCGCTCAGCGTGGCCGCGCTTCACGAACGCAAATTG
This window harbors:
- the mltG gene encoding endolytic transglycosylase MltG, producing the protein MKRFGCLLTLLVVVGLGGMGWRASADTRQAQAQFGPPAADLGFLTTWRLSHTLLTSQNALLTPVPATAGATVEIAPGENAAAIARHLHDAGLIPDATAFLAYVRYKGWDTDLQAGTFRLAEPLAPVALAARLRKTPPQDAVVVVLPGWRREEIAAAVPSSGLAFTPAQFLEATAQATDASLPIIPPPHASLEGFLAPGRYTFPRDTTPANAVAAMLHRMAQWLTPAWQAAVRAEGLTPYQALTLASIVQRETHHPDEMPHIAAVYLNRLHRGMPLEADPTVQYALGQPGAWWPAPLTAADLKVNSPYNTYRHAGLPPAPIDNPSLQALQAVAHAPATDDLFFRAACDGSGRHVFSRTFQQHLQNACP
- a CDS encoding thiamine biosynthesis protein ThiS — protein: MQVEVRVFATLRPYLPDLGIGEAKTVEIPEGTTAAELAQRLGIPLDEVKIIMRNGLQVEPEERLADGDRIAYIPAVGGG
- the ruvX gene encoding Holliday junction resolvase RuvX; translation: MRILAIDPGEKFIGLAISDPTATIAGPLTVLRHRAREADAEAIARIAAEHGVGRIVVGQATDAAGRPTTLQARRAANLAAALKEASRLPVILWDETGSTQKALAAWKMMGTARRRQRRPDAVAATVILQSYLDAGAPLNTEP